In the genome of Succinivibrio dextrinosolvens, the window AAGTAATTCTGTACTCAAGAATGCCTGTAAAGATGGAATACCAGGGAGTGTTCTTTCTAAGACAGTCTCCATGGAAATTTATAACTGCCGGTCTGATATTAAAGTTGCAGGTTAAGGCAATACTTGAAAAACCATGTGTAAATTTTAGTTTATTTTCATCCGTGGTTCTAGTTCCTTCGGGGAAAATGATGAGATTATCTCCACTTAAAAGCGCTTTTTTACATTTGTGTATAATCTTATCGGTACCTTCAGAGTTGGCTATGTACCTGTTACAGCCTGCAATTCCCTTCATAAAAGGATTATGCACAATTGCCTCCTTCATAAGGCAGGTGGCGTGAGGTACCACGGAGATGAAGATTACAATATCTAAAAGAGAAGGATGATTGGCAATGAAGATCATGCCTCGGTCTTCTGATATTTTCTGTGTGCCTTCAATCGTGATTTTAAAGATTCTGCATACCTGTCCTGAGAAAAGATACAGCTTAAAGCTTGAGGCGGTGATTCGTCTTGAGAGATCGGTAAGTCTGTTCTCATCTTTTATGAAGAGAGAAAGTAGTCTGAAGACTATCTGAGAGAGAAACAGCGCCCCAAGACCGAACACTGAGAAAAACAGTGCAGCAAAGCATACTCTCAGTACACCACCGGTGTATAGAAAAAGCTTATTGCAAAAACTCTGAAGCAGACGAGACATTTATATTCTGTCCTGTAGTTCAACCATCCAACTGCAGTTCTGTCCTTCAAGCGTATAGGATGGTACCTTTCTGACGTAGTTCTTCAGAAAATCTATAACCTGAGGATATTCAAAAGCTTCATCTGAAGTCTTACTGTAAGTTTCGTGGCAAGATTCTGAATTTTTGTCTTCAGTTTTGTTGATACTAGGTTCTGGTTCACGGGTAATCTTCAGCATATCCCCTAAGGTTAGAACCATACCTATGGCATACGGGAAATTTGGAGTGTATTCCCTTAAATATCCGGTATAGAACTCTGGAATAGTTACCTCATAGTCAACCAGGAGCACCTTTTTAAAGCTGGTCTTAAGCATGGCATAGGCTTCGGTTAAAGCCTGCATGAAGGTATCCTTGCCGGAGCTTATGGAGGTTGAAGGGATCTTTGCCTTGTTTAGGATTGTAAAGTTACCCACACCGCAGTTGTGTACGGACATTGAAAAATCGGTTGGAGAACAGTCATTGCCTGAGGTTACCGCATCAAGAATTTTAAAGTTGTGTTCAATCTCTCCTGAACGGCTTGAATAGATTACAGCCTCAATATCAGGATGCTGCTCTAAAAGCAGAGTACCTACATCAACCGCCATACGACAGCCGATACTTAGTCGTCTTGCTGTCATCATCGGAATCTTTTCAGCCTTTGGAGGCTTGCTTTCTCTATCTAGGGGACGGGTGCCGTTTATTACCTCTGAAAACTGCTCGTTGTTAACGATATCAAAGGCTTTGATACGATAATCAGCAATACTTAAATTAAAGTTCATCCTAGTCTCTCTTAGTGCAGATAAACATTGAATTGCTGATACCAAGATTATCCTCGATAGAGTCAACCTTAAAGCCGGCATCTTCAATTAGTTCGGTCAGCATTGCTGTGGTGAAGAACCGTGAATAGCCGTTGGCAATTGCAGAAAAATACAGGGAGCCTGCGTTGATGGATAACTTTGCAGCATCAAACTTCTGACGGTCGGCAATTGGCTCTAAAATACAGACGTGGGCACCATCCTTTATAACTTTTCGTATAGAGGACAGGATGTTATGAATATGCTCTGGAGCAAAGCAGTCTAAAAACTGGCTCATCCACCAGATGTCAGCATCCCCCCTAAGCTCTGGCTTTGACAGCATATCCACTGCCATAAAATCAACTCTGTCAGTCATGCCGTTATTATCAATATTCTCCTGTGCCATTTTTATCTGGGATGGCAGATCAAGAATAGTAACCTTCGTATCCTTTAAGTGTCTACAGCACTCAATGGCAAATTTACCGGTATTGCCTCCCACATCATAGACAACTTTAGGATTGAATAATTCAGCGATTTTTTCTATTGCAGGTATAAAGGAGGTCTGAGAGTAGAGATGATCCCAGCCAAACCATGCTTTTTTAGTCTCATCAGGTAATTCTGAGAGGTGAGGGTAGATGGTTTCCCAGTTTTTATTGAATTCAGAAAGACCGCAGGGCTTATGCTGAGTCAGAGATTCATCCAGCCTATCAAACGCTCTGTAGCATACATGTTTTGTAAAATCAAAATTGATTCTGGTCATGTTGTCATTTTCAAGGAAATAACCTATCTTGGTGAGGCTGTATCTTTTCTCAGAATCGATTTTTACAATCTCTCCAGACTCAGCCATCTCCAGCAGAACCTCAAGCGCGTAGCAGTTCAGATCTGATTTACTGCAAAGCTCCTCAAGGCTGAGTCCATCTTTAGCTTTATCCAGAAGACTTAGAATATTGTGTTTTCTTAAGGTGTATACGGTCTGAAACAGAATAGGTGCACAGGCTAGATACTGTGCTTTTGAAATAGCTTCAAAGGCGCTGATGTTTTTTGAATTACTGGTTTTCATACTCTTATATGTAAGGATCCTGAAGTTTGGTTTATTTTGCCAAATTACACATATTTTGCAAGTTGATTTTCGTGATCCTAATAGATGAGAATGAGATGATACTTATGTATCGGTATATTTTTATAGAAAAAATAATGTATCCTTTGAATTGACATCTTCTGC includes:
- a CDS encoding lysophospholipid acyltransferase family protein; the encoded protein is MSRLLQSFCNKLFLYTGGVLRVCFAALFFSVFGLGALFLSQIVFRLLSLFIKDENRLTDLSRRITASSFKLYLFSGQVCRIFKITIEGTQKISEDRGMIFIANHPSLLDIVIFISVVPHATCLMKEAIVHNPFMKGIAGCNRYIANSEGTDKIIHKCKKALLSGDNLIIFPEGTRTTDENKLKFTHGFSSIALTCNFNIRPAVINFHGDCLRKNTPWYSIFTGILEYRITFLESFDTEKFRAQYKDREDSAVSRLLAKHLQNLITTRM
- a CDS encoding beta-ketoacyl synthase chain length factor; translated protein: MNFNLSIADYRIKAFDIVNNEQFSEVINGTRPLDRESKPPKAEKIPMMTARRLSIGCRMAVDVGTLLLEQHPDIEAVIYSSRSGEIEHNFKILDAVTSGNDCSPTDFSMSVHNCGVGNFTILNKAKIPSTSISSGKDTFMQALTEAYAMLKTSFKKVLLVDYEVTIPEFYTGYLREYTPNFPYAIGMVLTLGDMLKITREPEPSINKTEDKNSESCHETYSKTSDEAFEYPQVIDFLKNYVRKVPSYTLEGQNCSWMVELQDRI
- a CDS encoding methyltransferase, whose translation is MKTSNSKNISAFEAISKAQYLACAPILFQTVYTLRKHNILSLLDKAKDGLSLEELCSKSDLNCYALEVLLEMAESGEIVKIDSEKRYSLTKIGYFLENDNMTRINFDFTKHVCYRAFDRLDESLTQHKPCGLSEFNKNWETIYPHLSELPDETKKAWFGWDHLYSQTSFIPAIEKIAELFNPKVVYDVGGNTGKFAIECCRHLKDTKVTILDLPSQIKMAQENIDNNGMTDRVDFMAVDMLSKPELRGDADIWWMSQFLDCFAPEHIHNILSSIRKVIKDGAHVCILEPIADRQKFDAAKLSINAGSLYFSAIANGYSRFFTTAMLTELIEDAGFKVDSIEDNLGISNSMFICTKRD